Proteins from a genomic interval of Diaphorobacter sp. HDW4A:
- a CDS encoding zinc-dependent peptidase produces MPPTAITQFLRRATNGLRAKLAPVPEIPAELWLQTVRQYPFLAALSIEDQSKLRAISALFLQQKEFTGAHGMEVTDAMAIAIAAQACLPLLHWGDPAKALDWYDDFVGIVVHPAEAVATRQSTDAAGVTHQYSQVLLGEAMERGPVMLAWPAVESAGRDPEDASSVVIHEFIHKIDMKDGAVNGRPPLQLGFAGTTTAAEARKLWADSWNSAYEGFREKVIVAQRFGGEKPWLNGYGATAPEEFFAVACEAYFVHRSRFTEEFPTLAPLLDALFKRP; encoded by the coding sequence ATGCCGCCCACTGCCATCACCCAATTTCTGCGCCGCGCCACCAACGGGCTGCGCGCCAAGTTAGCGCCCGTTCCGGAGATTCCGGCCGAGCTCTGGTTGCAGACCGTGCGGCAATACCCGTTTCTAGCGGCCCTTTCCATCGAGGATCAGTCCAAGCTGCGCGCCATCAGCGCCCTCTTCCTGCAGCAGAAGGAATTCACCGGCGCACATGGCATGGAAGTGACCGATGCGATGGCCATCGCCATTGCCGCGCAGGCTTGCCTGCCGCTGCTGCACTGGGGCGACCCGGCCAAGGCACTCGATTGGTATGACGATTTTGTCGGCATCGTGGTCCATCCGGCAGAAGCCGTGGCCACGCGCCAGAGCACAGACGCAGCGGGTGTTACCCACCAGTACAGCCAGGTGCTGCTCGGCGAGGCCATGGAGCGCGGCCCCGTCATGCTGGCCTGGCCCGCCGTGGAAAGCGCCGGACGCGACCCCGAGGACGCGAGCAGCGTGGTGATCCACGAGTTCATCCACAAGATCGACATGAAGGACGGTGCAGTCAATGGCCGCCCGCCACTGCAACTCGGTTTTGCAGGCACGACCACCGCCGCCGAGGCACGCAAGCTCTGGGCCGACTCATGGAACAGTGCGTACGAAGGCTTCCGCGAGAAAGTCATCGTTGCGCAGCGTTTTGGCGGTGAAAAGCCATGGCTCAATGGCTATGGAGCTACCGCACCAGAAGAATTTTTTGCGGTAGCCTGTGAGGCCTATTTTGTGCACCGCAGCCGATTTACAGAGGAGTTTCCTACGCTCGCCCCCCTGCTCGACGCGCTCTTCAAACGCCCCTGA
- a CDS encoding tetratricopeptide repeat protein, protein MNSARSTALSLLRLAIVACAIGTLGASWAHAEDYSSITTLLKQKKPEQALTAVDKRIDATPRDPQLLFLRGVAQTDLGKTSEAIETFTNLTQLYPELPEPYNNLAVLHAKQNELEKARRALEMAVRGNPNYAVAYENLGDIYARLAAESYDKAQRLDGRMTPSVSPKLKLLRQLFDGDAATSKK, encoded by the coding sequence ATGAACTCTGCACGCTCCACTGCCCTTTCCCTTCTGCGCCTGGCCATTGTGGCCTGCGCCATTGGCACTCTTGGTGCGTCCTGGGCGCATGCGGAAGACTATTCCAGCATCACCACATTGCTCAAGCAAAAGAAGCCTGAGCAGGCACTGACGGCTGTGGACAAGCGCATCGACGCCACGCCGCGCGATCCGCAACTGCTGTTCCTGCGCGGCGTCGCCCAGACCGACCTCGGCAAGACCAGCGAGGCCATCGAGACCTTCACCAACCTCACCCAGCTCTACCCCGAGCTGCCCGAGCCCTACAACAACCTTGCCGTGTTGCACGCCAAGCAGAACGAGCTCGAAAAAGCCCGCCGAGCGCTGGAAATGGCCGTGCGCGGCAACCCGAATTACGCCGTTGCCTACGAAAATCTGGGCGACATCTATGCCCGACTGGCCGCCGAGTCGTATGACAAGGCCCAGCGCCTCGATGGCCGCATGACCCCGTCTGTTTCGCCCAAGCTCAAGCTGCTGCGCCAGTTGTTCGATGGCGACGCTGCCACCAGCAAAAAATAA
- the mdeB gene encoding alpha-ketoglutarate dehydrogenase, translating to MNAPLPLHSLSITPHAMDANPQETAEWRDAFLALVATEGPERARFVLDELARMARAQRIGWQPDLNTPYVNTVSVESQPVFPGDLAVEEKLASIMRWNALAMVVRANKAYGELGGHIASYASAADLFEIGFNHFFHARDEEKNHRGDLVFFQPHSAPGVYARAFLEGRLSEADLLHYRQEIVAPGEGAEGLSSYPHPWLMPDFWQFPTGSMGIGPISSIYHARFMRYLSHRNLLDCTGRKVWGVFGDGEMDEPESMSALTLAAREGLDNLVWVVNCNLQRLDGPVRGNGRVVDELERLFAGAGWNVIKLLWGSDWDGLFARDLTGALARTLGNTVDGQMQTFAAKDGRYNRDHFFGQSPELIALAQGMTDEQIDRLKRGGHDLVKIYAAYAAAAKATGKPTVILAHTKKGYGMGSAGQGKMTTHSQKKLDETDLIEFRNRFNLPLTDEQATKLEFFKPTEDSAEMRYLRDKRTRLGGYLPRRQTACEAIAVPPMAQYAQFALKAEGKEMSTTMAFVRMLGTLLKDGQLGKRIVPIVADEARTFGMANLFKQVGIYSSVGQKYAPEDIGSVLSYREALDGQILEEGISEAGAIASWTAAATSYSVHGMAMLPFYIYYSMFGFQRVGDAIWAAADQRARGFLLGATSGRTTLGGEGLQHQDGSSHLVAATIPNCKAYDPAYAGELAVILDAGMREMMVEQKDVFYYITLMNENYAQPDLPQGVEQGVLRGGYVLERVGNASAPQNRRTTLLGSGAIFTEVRKAAAALAVRGWQVDVVSITSWSELARDGQASEQRMLRGEPGGEQPWIAQLLARTEGPVIAATDYVRAVPESVRAYAPGGRIYLTLGTDGFGRSDTRAALRSFFGVDAESIVRAAEATSARG from the coding sequence ATGAATGCCCCATTGCCCCTCCATTCACTCTCAATCACCCCACACGCCATGGATGCCAACCCACAGGAAACCGCCGAATGGCGAGATGCCTTTCTGGCGCTGGTCGCCACCGAAGGACCGGAGCGTGCGCGCTTCGTGCTGGACGAGTTGGCGCGCATGGCGCGTGCGCAGCGCATCGGCTGGCAGCCGGATTTGAATACGCCCTATGTGAACACCGTGAGCGTGGAGTCGCAGCCGGTGTTTCCGGGTGATCTGGCGGTCGAGGAAAAGCTGGCTTCCATCATGCGTTGGAACGCGCTGGCGATGGTGGTGCGCGCCAACAAGGCTTATGGTGAGCTGGGCGGGCACATCGCGAGCTATGCGAGCGCGGCGGATCTGTTCGAGATCGGCTTCAACCACTTTTTCCATGCGCGTGATGAAGAGAAGAATCATCGTGGTGATCTGGTGTTTTTTCAGCCGCACAGCGCGCCCGGCGTGTATGCGCGGGCTTTCCTGGAAGGGCGTTTGAGCGAGGCGGATCTGCTGCACTACCGTCAGGAAATCGTGGCACCGGGCGAGGGGGCTGAGGGCCTGTCAAGCTATCCGCATCCTTGGCTGATGCCGGATTTCTGGCAGTTCCCTACAGGCTCGATGGGCATCGGCCCGATCAGCAGCATTTACCACGCGCGCTTCATGCGCTATCTCTCGCACCGCAACCTGCTCGATTGCACGGGCCGCAAGGTCTGGGGCGTGTTCGGCGACGGTGAGATGGATGAGCCCGAGAGCATGAGTGCGCTGACGTTGGCTGCGCGTGAGGGGCTGGACAATCTGGTCTGGGTGGTCAACTGCAATCTGCAACGCCTCGACGGTCCGGTGCGAGGCAATGGCCGGGTGGTCGACGAACTCGAACGGCTGTTCGCCGGTGCGGGCTGGAACGTGATCAAGCTGCTGTGGGGTAGCGATTGGGACGGATTGTTTGCACGAGATCTGACCGGGGCGCTGGCCCGCACGCTGGGCAATACCGTCGACGGGCAGATGCAGACCTTTGCGGCCAAAGATGGCCGCTACAACCGCGACCATTTCTTCGGCCAGAGCCCGGAGCTCATCGCGCTTGCGCAGGGCATGACGGACGAGCAGATTGACCGCTTGAAGCGCGGCGGACATGACCTCGTGAAGATCTACGCAGCCTATGCTGCGGCGGCCAAGGCAACCGGCAAGCCCACCGTCATTCTGGCGCATACCAAGAAGGGCTACGGCATGGGCTCGGCGGGGCAGGGCAAGATGACCACGCACAGCCAGAAGAAGCTCGACGAGACCGATCTCATCGAGTTCCGAAACCGCTTCAATCTGCCGCTTACCGACGAGCAGGCGACCAAGCTCGAATTTTTCAAACCGACCGAAGACAGCGCGGAGATGCGGTATCTGCGCGACAAGCGCACGCGTCTCGGCGGCTATCTGCCGCGTCGCCAGACCGCCTGCGAGGCCATTGCCGTGCCGCCGATGGCGCAATATGCGCAGTTCGCGCTCAAGGCCGAAGGCAAGGAAATGAGCACCACCATGGCCTTTGTGCGCATGTTGGGCACCTTGCTCAAGGATGGCCAGCTGGGCAAGCGCATCGTGCCCATTGTGGCCGACGAGGCGCGAACCTTCGGCATGGCCAATCTGTTCAAGCAGGTTGGAATTTATTCGAGCGTAGGCCAGAAGTACGCGCCGGAGGACATCGGCTCGGTGCTGAGTTACCGCGAGGCGCTCGACGGCCAGATTCTGGAAGAAGGCATCAGCGAAGCCGGTGCCATCGCAAGCTGGACGGCTGCGGCCACCAGCTATAGCGTGCATGGCATGGCGATGCTGCCTTTCTATATCTACTACTCGATGTTCGGCTTTCAGCGCGTGGGCGATGCCATCTGGGCGGCGGCGGACCAGCGTGCACGCGGCTTTCTGCTGGGTGCGACGTCGGGTCGCACCACGCTGGGCGGCGAGGGCCTGCAGCATCAGGACGGCAGCAGCCACCTTGTGGCCGCGACGATCCCCAACTGCAAGGCCTACGACCCTGCCTATGCGGGCGAGCTCGCGGTGATTCTGGATGCGGGCATGCGCGAGATGATGGTCGAGCAGAAGGATGTTTTTTACTACATCACGCTGATGAACGAGAACTACGCACAGCCCGATCTGCCACAGGGGGTGGAGCAGGGCGTGCTGCGTGGCGGCTATGTGCTCGAACGCGTCGGCAATGCCTCCGCACCGCAGAATCGGCGCACGACCCTGCTGGGCTCGGGCGCGATCTTCACCGAGGTGCGCAAGGCAGCAGCAGCACTGGCCGTGCGCGGCTGGCAGGTGGACGTCGTGAGCATCACCAGCTGGAGCGAGTTGGCGCGCGACGGTCAGGCCAGCGAGCAGCGCATGCTGCGTGGCGAGCCGGGCGGTGAACAGCCGTGGATCGCGCAACTGCTTGCCCGCACCGAAGGCCCGGTGATCGCTGCGACGGACTATGTGCGCGCCGTGCCCGAATCCGTGCGCGCCTACGCACCCGGCGGGCGCATCTATCTCACGCTCGGCACCGATGGCTTTGGCCGCAGTGACACGCGTGCGGCGCTGCGCTCGTTCTTCGGCGTGGATGCCGAGAGCATCGTGCGTGCGGCCGAGGCTACGTCGGCACGGGGCTGA
- a CDS encoding peptidylprolyl isomerase, translating to MSNPQVEMTIAGHGTITIELDAEKAPKSTENFLNYVKNGFYDGTIFHRVIKNFMVQGGGFTAGMQQKTTDKPIENEANNGLKNDKYTLAMARTSDPHSATAQFFINVVDNGFLNHTAPTAQGWGYAVFGKVVKGTEIVDAVKGVQTGRKGFHDDVPKDDVIIEKAVVL from the coding sequence ATGAGCAACCCACAAGTTGAAATGACCATTGCAGGTCACGGCACCATCACCATCGAACTGGATGCCGAGAAGGCACCGAAGTCGACCGAGAACTTTCTGAACTATGTGAAGAATGGTTTCTACGACGGCACGATCTTCCACCGCGTGATCAAGAACTTCATGGTGCAGGGCGGCGGTTTTACGGCCGGCATGCAGCAAAAAACCACTGACAAGCCGATCGAAAACGAAGCCAACAACGGCCTGAAGAACGACAAGTACACACTGGCCATGGCCCGCACGAGCGACCCGCACTCCGCCACCGCTCAGTTCTTCATCAATGTGGTGGACAACGGCTTCCTGAACCATACCGCTCCTACCGCTCAGGGCTGGGGTTATGCCGTGTTCGGCAAGGTGGTCAAGGGCACCGAGATCGTGGACGCAGTCAAGGGTGTGCAGACTGGTCGCAAGGGTTTTCACGACGATGTGCCCAAGGATGACGTGATCATCGAAAAGGCTGTAGTTCTGTAA
- a CDS encoding peptidylprolyl isomerase produces the protein MFSRRNSLLSIAGLAAAALIGTAPALAQDAAPKVKLTTSMGEIVVQLEPTKAPKTVDNFLAYVKDKHYDGTIFHRVMDGFMIQGGGFTADMQQKATKPPVPLEANNGLKNDKYTIAMARTGNPNSATSQFFINVKNNDSLNAPNPDGYGYTVFGKVVSGNDVVDKIKAVATGNKGGHQNVPTTPVVIESAVLVK, from the coding sequence ATGTTCTCCCGTCGCAACTCCCTGCTGAGCATTGCAGGCCTTGCCGCTGCCGCCCTGATCGGCACTGCCCCCGCCCTCGCTCAAGACGCAGCGCCCAAGGTCAAGCTCACCACATCGATGGGCGAGATCGTCGTGCAACTCGAACCCACCAAGGCGCCCAAGACCGTGGACAACTTCCTCGCGTACGTGAAGGACAAGCACTACGACGGCACGATTTTTCACCGCGTGATGGACGGTTTCATGATCCAGGGCGGCGGCTTCACTGCCGACATGCAGCAGAAGGCCACCAAGCCGCCGGTTCCGCTGGAAGCCAACAACGGCCTGAAGAACGACAAATACACCATTGCCATGGCGCGCACCGGCAATCCGAACTCGGCCACCTCGCAGTTCTTCATCAACGTAAAGAACAACGACAGCCTTAACGCCCCCAACCCCGATGGCTACGGCTACACGGTGTTCGGCAAGGTCGTGAGCGGCAACGATGTGGTCGACAAGATCAAGGCCGTTGCCACCGGCAACAAGGGTGGCCACCAGAATGTGCCCACAACCCCCGTGGTGATCGAATCCGCTGTGCTGGTGAAGTAA
- a CDS encoding LysR family transcriptional regulator yields MIEKDQMAWARRLKVKHLESFLVLDEAGTLTEAAARMHMTQSAMSHWLADLEELVGMQLVTRGRRVQLTPAGVLVKRLAISVLGDIARTHKELGAVAQGLTARLQIGSVWAGVARVVPQALAQFQERYPHISVYVTESPFTNLLEGLANKELDVVVGSLDSRVHRDQLEHRELFEDNVCLVVGQASRFWNSKDKVVHLADLQHDNWIMPPKGTLMRTQLDTALLDHGFSWLLPKVETAAITTLQALVHTGDYIGVCSEAMAQYQAALGNMKILPLDMTIRFGPVGVVWNRDNNSEAVRLFVEHLTDSSQR; encoded by the coding sequence ATGATTGAAAAAGACCAGATGGCCTGGGCCCGCCGACTCAAGGTCAAGCACCTCGAGTCCTTTCTGGTGCTCGACGAGGCCGGCACACTCACCGAGGCGGCTGCCCGCATGCACATGACACAGTCGGCTATGTCGCATTGGCTAGCCGATCTGGAAGAACTCGTCGGCATGCAACTGGTCACGCGTGGGCGGCGCGTGCAGCTCACGCCCGCAGGTGTTCTGGTCAAGCGCCTTGCGATCAGCGTGCTGGGCGACATCGCGCGCACCCACAAGGAGCTGGGCGCAGTGGCTCAGGGGCTGACTGCGCGGCTGCAGATCGGCAGCGTCTGGGCGGGAGTGGCCCGTGTCGTGCCACAGGCGCTGGCGCAGTTTCAAGAGCGTTATCCGCACATTTCGGTCTACGTCACGGAAAGCCCGTTCACCAATCTGCTCGAAGGGCTGGCCAATAAGGAGCTCGACGTGGTGGTCGGGTCGCTAGATTCACGGGTCCATCGAGACCAACTGGAGCACCGCGAACTGTTTGAAGACAACGTCTGTCTGGTCGTTGGGCAGGCCAGCCGCTTCTGGAACAGCAAAGACAAAGTCGTGCACCTGGCCGACCTACAGCATGACAACTGGATCATGCCACCCAAGGGCACGCTGATGCGCACCCAGCTCGACACCGCGCTGCTCGACCACGGCTTCTCCTGGCTGCTACCCAAGGTGGAAACTGCCGCCATCACCACGTTGCAGGCGCTGGTGCACACGGGCGACTACATCGGCGTGTGCTCCGAGGCCATGGCGCAATACCAGGCCGCTCTCGGCAACATGAAGATCCTGCCGCTCGACATGACGATCCGCTTCGGCCCCGTGGGCGTGGTCTGGAACCGGGACAACAACTCCGAGGCCGTACGCCTCTTCGTCGAACACCTCACCGATTCCAGCCAACGCTGA
- a CDS encoding tripartite tricarboxylate transporter substrate binding protein translates to MKKYFCIAKIVASVWALGLVAQAPVMAQDAAAGYPNRPIRLIVSQQAGGSSDTVARLWAEHAGKAIGGSIVVENKPGAGGIIAAQQALSQPADGYTLMFGGVSQMVLNKFTYKPLPYDPEKDFTGVGMLTTVPFVLVANPESGFKSLDDLIKYAKAHPDKLNFASAGLGNSTQLAVELLQKKLGISMVHVPFKGEPDGVMATIGGQTQVMAPVVGTALPHIKAKKVVPLVVLAPKRLAELPDVPAANELGVKDFDYMGWSGIVAKAGTPAAIVNKLNEATKAFHSSPEVQEKLRTMMVIPMAGAASQVMEVTKRDTAAWGPTLNSLNLSSK, encoded by the coding sequence ATGAAGAAATATTTCTGCATCGCCAAAATCGTGGCGTCGGTATGGGCCTTGGGGCTGGTGGCGCAGGCCCCCGTGATGGCGCAGGACGCTGCGGCTGGTTACCCGAATCGCCCCATCCGCCTGATCGTCTCGCAGCAGGCGGGCGGCAGCTCGGACACCGTGGCGCGCCTGTGGGCCGAGCACGCGGGCAAGGCGATCGGCGGCAGCATCGTCGTGGAGAACAAGCCCGGCGCGGGCGGCATCATCGCGGCCCAGCAGGCGCTGAGTCAACCGGCGGATGGCTACACGCTGATGTTTGGCGGCGTCTCGCAGATGGTGCTCAACAAGTTCACCTACAAGCCACTGCCCTACGATCCCGAGAAGGACTTTACTGGCGTGGGCATGCTGACCACCGTGCCGTTCGTGCTGGTGGCCAATCCCGAGTCGGGCTTCAAGTCGCTCGACGATCTGATCAAGTACGCCAAGGCGCATCCTGACAAGCTGAACTTTGCCTCCGCTGGTCTGGGCAATTCCACCCAACTGGCGGTCGAGTTGTTGCAGAAGAAGCTCGGCATCTCGATGGTGCATGTGCCGTTCAAGGGCGAGCCCGACGGCGTGATGGCGACCATTGGAGGCCAGACTCAGGTGATGGCGCCTGTGGTGGGCACGGCGCTTCCGCACATCAAGGCCAAGAAGGTGGTTCCGCTTGTGGTGCTTGCTCCGAAGCGTCTGGCCGAGTTGCCGGACGTGCCAGCTGCCAATGAGCTGGGAGTCAAGGATTTTGACTACATGGGTTGGAGCGGGATTGTTGCCAAGGCTGGAACTCCGGCCGCCATCGTCAACAAGTTGAACGAGGCTACGAAGGCGTTTCACAGCAGTCCTGAGGTGCAGGAGAAGTTGCGGACCATGATGGTGATTCCCATGGCGGGGGCGGCTTCGCAGGTGATGGAGGTGACTAAGCGGGATACGGCTGCTTGGGGGCCTACTTTGAATTCTTTGAATTTGAGTAGTAAGTGA
- a CDS encoding UDP-2,3-diacylglucosamine diphosphatase, translated as MTLPMPAISEFAAPADWRVVEFISDLHLQREEPETVAMFARYLRASTADAIFMLGDLFEVWVGDDSLDEAGSFEAECCAAIAQAANVRPMFFMHGNRDFLIGQHFAEHTGVQLLGDPTVLVFAGERWLLSHGDALCLDDVEYQKFRALARNPQWQAQLLSLPLAARRAQGKSARAQSEARKHSPEAFYGDVDTAAALQWLIDAGSHTLIHGHTHRPAEHVLSGDENVQARRVVLSDWDLAANPPRAEVMRLSAKGLERVPLVPM; from the coding sequence ATGACCTTGCCGATGCCCGCCATTTCGGAATTTGCTGCCCCTGCGGATTGGCGCGTCGTGGAATTTATTTCCGATCTGCATCTGCAACGCGAGGAGCCCGAGACCGTGGCCATGTTCGCGCGTTATCTGCGGGCCTCGACAGCGGATGCGATCTTCATGCTGGGTGATCTGTTCGAGGTGTGGGTGGGTGACGACAGCCTCGACGAGGCGGGCAGTTTTGAGGCCGAATGCTGCGCCGCAATTGCACAGGCAGCCAACGTGCGCCCCATGTTCTTCATGCACGGCAATCGCGACTTTCTTATCGGACAGCATTTTGCTGAGCACACTGGCGTTCAATTGCTCGGCGATCCCACGGTGTTGGTCTTTGCAGGCGAACGCTGGCTCTTGAGCCATGGCGACGCGCTGTGCCTGGATGATGTCGAATATCAGAAGTTTCGTGCGCTGGCCCGCAATCCGCAATGGCAGGCGCAATTGCTGTCGCTGCCGCTGGCCGCGCGCCGTGCACAAGGCAAGAGCGCCCGCGCGCAGAGCGAGGCACGCAAACACTCGCCTGAGGCGTTTTATGGTGATGTGGACACCGCCGCCGCCCTGCAATGGCTGATCGATGCCGGCAGCCACACACTGATCCACGGCCATACGCACCGGCCTGCGGAGCATGTGCTGTCCGGCGACGAAAACGTTCAGGCCAGACGCGTCGTGCTCTCCGACTGGGACCTGGCCGCCAACCCGCCGCGCGCCGAAGTCATGCGACTTTCGGCCAAGGGCTTGGAACGCGTGCCCCTCGTCCCCATGTAG
- the ggt gene encoding gamma-glutamyltransferase gives MKKQAMVSCAQPEAAESGVEILNAGGNAVDAAVACALAQTVVDPLMCGIAGFGTAAVYMPGKSVHEYFDFHSPAPLAAREDMWEALLEGETKDGFGFILKGAVNDIGPQSIGVPATLKGLFEMHAAHGRLPWSAVVEPAIRWAREGCIVRPGMYSFWIDKPLAGRVSNLARLQYCDEARALYCNADGSPKLIGTKLVNEDMANVLSQIAAEGIAPFYEGDLARSMIDHLQSLGGLLSMEDLKQCAVKRVKPLVGRYRDRTITTNQPPGGGAMLLEMLNILEQFDLGAMEHGSVDYLKLLSEAMKKATSDKDRYIGDPAFVDVPLDVLLSKEHAAEIAAEIRSGKRFEVVRVNPGAPVPKDTTHLSVVDGDGNCVSLTHSLAMPSGIITPGMGFYYNGCMGVFDPRPGRAGSIQPGKSRFSSACPTIVLDKAGKPEIVLGAPGGTQIAMGVLHVLLNMIDHGMGMQEAISAPRFSSTSNSIDVCNRIPHFITRELQAQGYEVGRNPYNYTIGWVHGVQITSGGLRGGADPGRDGLALGTWVD, from the coding sequence ATGAAAAAGCAAGCTATGGTTTCTTGCGCTCAGCCGGAGGCGGCTGAGTCGGGGGTGGAAATTTTGAACGCGGGGGGCAACGCTGTGGATGCGGCGGTGGCTTGCGCGTTGGCGCAGACGGTCGTCGATCCGCTGATGTGCGGCATCGCCGGTTTCGGCACGGCGGCTGTCTACATGCCAGGCAAGTCGGTGCACGAATATTTCGACTTCCATTCGCCCGCGCCGCTGGCTGCGCGCGAGGATATGTGGGAGGCGTTGCTGGAAGGTGAGACCAAGGACGGTTTCGGCTTCATCCTCAAAGGCGCGGTGAACGACATCGGGCCGCAGTCGATTGGGGTGCCTGCCACACTCAAGGGACTGTTCGAGATGCATGCGGCACATGGCCGTTTGCCTTGGAGTGCCGTGGTCGAGCCCGCGATCCGCTGGGCTCGCGAGGGGTGCATCGTGCGGCCTGGGATGTATTCGTTCTGGATCGACAAGCCGCTCGCGGGGCGGGTGAGCAATCTGGCGCGGCTGCAGTATTGCGACGAGGCGCGGGCGCTGTATTGCAATGCGGATGGATCGCCCAAGTTGATTGGCACGAAGTTGGTCAATGAGGACATGGCGAATGTGCTGTCGCAGATCGCTGCGGAGGGCATTGCACCGTTCTACGAAGGTGATCTGGCGCGTTCGATGATCGATCATCTGCAGTCGCTTGGCGGCCTTCTGTCGATGGAAGATTTGAAGCAGTGCGCGGTCAAGCGGGTGAAGCCGCTGGTGGGGCGGTACCGTGATCGCACGATCACGACGAACCAGCCGCCGGGCGGTGGCGCGATGCTGCTGGAGATGCTGAACATTCTCGAGCAGTTCGATCTGGGCGCGATGGAGCATGGCAGCGTTGACTACCTCAAGCTCCTGAGCGAGGCGATGAAAAAGGCCACGTCGGACAAGGACCGCTACATCGGCGATCCGGCGTTTGTCGATGTGCCGCTCGATGTGCTGTTGTCCAAGGAACATGCTGCGGAGATCGCGGCGGAGATCCGCTCGGGCAAGCGGTTTGAAGTGGTGCGGGTGAATCCGGGCGCGCCGGTGCCCAAGGACACGACGCATTTGAGCGTGGTCGATGGTGACGGCAACTGCGTGTCGCTCACGCATTCGCTGGCGATGCCTTCGGGCATCATCACGCCGGGCATGGGTTTTTATTACAACGGCTGCATGGGCGTGTTCGATCCGCGTCCGGGTCGTGCGGGCAGCATTCAGCCGGGCAAGAGCCGGTTTTCGTCGGCCTGCCCGACCATCGTGCTCGACAAGGCGGGCAAGCCCGAGATCGTGCTCGGCGCGCCAGGAGGCACGCAGATTGCGATGGGCGTGCTGCATGTGCTGCTTAACATGATCGATCACGGCATGGGCATGCAGGAGGCGATTTCCGCGCCGCGTTTCTCGTCGACCAGCAATTCCATCGACGTGTGCAACCGTATTCCGCATTTCATCACGCGTGAGTTGCAGGCGCAGGGTTACGAGGTGGGGCGCAATCCGTACAACTACACCATCGGCTGGGTGCACGGTGTGCAGATCACCTCGGGCGGGCTGCGCGGTGGTGCCGATCCGGGACGTGACGGCTTGGCGCTCGGGACGTGGGTGGATTGA